A segment of the Leptolyngbya sp. NIES-3755 genome:
TGGTATCATCTCAAGGAGAACTTGTTCAAGTTATCGAGCGACGAAATCGACCGAGAACAGATAGAAGCTCAGTTATGGAAAGGAGATGTGAGCGCTGCTCTAGCCCAATTAGCGGCGTGTCCCTCCGATGAGGCAGAGCGGTTTTGCAACTATCTGCTGAAGCATCAACATCGGATTGTGAACTACGACTACTACGCGGCTGAGGAGCTATGTTCGATTGGGTCAGGAGCCGTGGAATCGTTGGTCAAACAAATTGATCAACGGTTGCAGATTGTTGGAGGTCGGTGGAAAGCGGAGCATATTCCGAAAGTGCTGGCACAACGCTGTGCTTATCTCAATGAGCAACTGAATCTGAAATGACCCCAAAAATCTAGACCACTCCAAAAGCAACAAAGAACCGTTTAAGGAGTAGGATCAAGTGCATGTCAAATCAAGCGAAGAAATACAGCCCCCAATTCAAAGCCAAAGTCGTCCTCGAACTGCTGCGTGGCGAAAAGACGCAAACCGAGATCAGTCGAGCGCATGGCGTGCATCGCAGTGTGTTAACGCGATGGCAAAACGAATTCGTCGAACGAGCGCCCGTGGTGTTTGGGGAGACTGGACAAGTTTCAGAAACCGAAGCACGCATTGCAGAACTCGAACAAATGGTGGGGAAATTGACGATGCAATTAGAAGTCGCAAAAAAAGCATCGAGCATCTCAGCGACGAAGAAAAGCGGTGCATTGTAGCTGAGCTACAACCGAGCTATTCTGTGCGTTTGGTGTGTGAAGTACTATTGGTGAATCGAAGTAGCTTGTACTATCAGCCCGTTGAGGAAGATTTTGAAGCAGAGACAGAACTGAAATCAGCGATCGACAAAATTGCAGGCGAGTTTCCGCGCTATGGCTATCGGCGAATTACTCAGCAATTGAAACGGCAAGGG
Coding sequences within it:
- a CDS encoding transposase (similar to AA sequence:cyanobase_aa:AM1_3696), which produces MSNQAKKYSPQFKAKVVLELLRGEKTQTEISRAHGVHRSVLTRWQNEFVERAPVVFGETGQVSETEARIAELEQMVGKLTMQLEVAKKASSISATKKSGAL